One Bacteroidota bacterium DNA segment encodes these proteins:
- a CDS encoding T9SS type A sorting domain-containing protein: MKKLFLIAMVLTGLTANAQYFHHIYGTTDGQKLSSGINTDPAISSMGHFLVGHHSQQGLSVSRTDGTGNITGAPYFNGWYFLISSVTGNVVHVGESKAFEMNNGNGFGIIGQFADYSVFPATTGVFYLMMDQAGNVSVIYTYIPAGGGTGQDVISVGGIYESIFTGGNEVYVTGTVTTTSGTLDPFAMMIDVNSGGLVWSGIYDIVYSSGAGIAFGKDVITSPYSPTGNKEIVVVGETRENVSGALPDGYMLRLDAANGNPMAAVNLYGTTASSESFNAIDIAQSTKGGSDGYIIGGYSDRAGSEDVWLNKTDHVGNTLWATLHDYNGNPGTQNVCNDIIERKNTSGNFEYYAAGYVYRGLLGDYDILVDKIEDGGSTSGFGQFTYGDGRIDYGIAIDQYNGTGADGISVFGFREGASGPVINGNYDMYLVKAYFNGETPCNQIIVDVPIISGPKIYATTGVNFVDKLVPDAKMKWRNTNAYDANICYANTLASGSNARVAPAEPKGDKQAVVAPNPMQTGTQAIAVSVEVESATTAQVAIYDMLGRQYYAGSVDLAKGSNTLPIDISKSNMSTGTYTVRITMNGVNKSVLLLVE; the protein is encoded by the coding sequence ATGAAAAAGCTATTCTTAATTGCAATGGTGTTAACCGGGTTAACAGCAAATGCACAGTATTTCCATCACATCTATGGAACTACGGACGGACAAAAACTTTCATCAGGTATCAACACTGACCCAGCTATTTCGAGCATGGGACATTTCTTAGTGGGCCATCATAGCCAGCAAGGGCTATCGGTTTCACGCACCGACGGTACCGGTAATATTACCGGAGCACCCTATTTTAACGGCTGGTATTTTCTAATCAGCTCAGTAACCGGAAACGTAGTTCATGTGGGCGAATCAAAAGCCTTTGAAATGAACAACGGTAATGGTTTTGGTATCATTGGCCAATTTGCTGATTATTCAGTATTTCCTGCAACTACAGGGGTGTTTTACTTAATGATGGACCAAGCCGGAAACGTAAGCGTAATTTATACCTATATACCCGCAGGTGGCGGTACAGGACAGGATGTTATTTCTGTAGGAGGTATTTACGAATCTATCTTCACAGGCGGTAACGAAGTGTATGTTACAGGAACTGTAACTACTACCAGCGGTACTTTAGACCCCTTTGCCATGATGATTGATGTAAACTCCGGCGGACTTGTATGGAGCGGTATTTATGATATCGTTTACAGTTCAGGTGCCGGTATTGCATTTGGTAAAGACGTTATCACCAGCCCTTATTCACCTACCGGAAACAAAGAAATAGTTGTTGTGGGCGAAACCCGCGAAAACGTTTCGGGAGCATTGCCTGACGGTTATATGCTGAGGTTGGATGCTGCTAACGGTAACCCAATGGCTGCTGTTAACTTGTACGGTACTACTGCCTCATCAGAATCGTTTAATGCTATTGATATTGCCCAAAGTACTAAGGGCGGTAGCGATGGTTACATTATAGGCGGTTACAGCGATAGGGCAGGTAGCGAAGATGTTTGGTTGAACAAAACCGACCACGTGGGTAATACCTTGTGGGCTACCCTGCACGATTATAACGGTAATCCCGGTACACAAAACGTGTGTAACGATATTATCGAACGCAAAAACACATCGGGTAATTTTGAATATTATGCTGCCGGATATGTGTACAGGGGCCTTTTGGGCGACTATGACATATTGGTAGATAAAATTGAAGACGGTGGTTCTACCAGCGGTTTCGGTCAGTTTACCTATGGCGATGGCCGTATTGATTATGGTATTGCTATCGATCAATACAACGGTACAGGTGCCGATGGTATTAGCGTATTTGGCTTTAGGGAAGGTGCTTCAGGCCCTGTAATTAACGGTAACTATGATATGTATTTGGTGAAAGCCTACTTTAACGGCGAAACTCCTTGCAATCAAATAATCGTTGATGTGCCCATTATCAGCGGGCCAAAAATTTATGCTACTACCGGTGTAAACTTTGTTGACAAACTGGTGCCTGATGCTAAAATGAAATGGAGAAATACCAATGCTTACGATGCTAATATTTGCTATGCAAATACACTGGCAAGCGGAAGCAATGCCCGTGTAGCTCCTGCTGAACCTAAAGGCGATAAGCAAGCTGTTGTAGCTCCAAACCCAATGCAAACCGGTACGCAAGCCATTGCTGTTTCGGTAGAGGTTGAGAGTGCAACCACTGCACAAGTAGCCATTTATGATATGCTTGGCAGGCAGTATTATGCAGGCAGCGTTGACCTTGCAAAAGGAAGCAATACCTTGCCTATTGATATCAGCAAATCAAACATGAGTACCGGTACTTACACAGTTCGTATAACTATGAACGGTGTAAATAAATCGGTGTTACTATTGGTTGAATAA